GAGTACAAGTCCGTCATCTACTACCAGGTGAAGCAGCCTTGCTGGAATGAAACAGTGAAGGTAAGCTCATGTCAAGGACCCACATTTGCAGCTCTGCACTTTGAACATGATATCTTATGTTCTCGAATTAGTTCTTCAAATGGATTTACTGTGGCttaatataatgaaataatattcTGGGGAAGATATCAGCTCAGAATGTGCAACTCTCCCACTAGATAACATTTCTTCCATGTATAATCCTGTATTCACACTCTCCTTAATTCCCctgacttttttcccccaccctGCAAGGTGACAATTCCCATTGAAGACGTGTGTCGCTGTCACCTCAGGGTTATGTTTCGACACAGATCCTCCCAGGACTGTGAGTGACTGTGCTTTATTTGCATGACACCCACGTATAATCCTGCCACAATGTTAAATAATGCCAGGGTGACTGTTGGTGGATCTGTTCCCATCTTATGGTCCTGTACATCTTTCAGCTAGGGACAAATCGGAGAAGCCCTTCGGTATGGCCTTTGTCCGGCTCATGAGAGGAGATGGGACCACACTGAAAGATGGCAGGCATGAACTTATCGTCTATAAGGTGCTGTTGCAGGataatgtttatgtatttttattttgtatgaaatttaattaattgCACTTATCCTTAAAACAAGCAGGAGattatttattgctttaatCTAATTACACATAAATCTGTGTCTTGAATATCTGAAAGTCAGTGGATGGATTATGCATGAATCCCTCCTCAGTCAATGAATATAAGATTAGATCTCCATCGATCAGTATGCTTCATGATTCATTCCCTGTTTTATGAATTTCTTAGGTTGACGTGAAAAAAGCTGAGGATGCAAAGGTTTATCTCACCCTGCCAGCGACCTGGGATGAAgtggaagaaaaggagaagcaAACGGGGAAGCAGTTCCACCATTCAGGAGTCATTCCTGTGACTAAAGACAGCTTCCAGATTGCAACGCTCACCTGCTCCACTAAACTGACTCAGAACGGTACTGCTGGGcacatttctatttttccaGTCTCTCAGTCTTCAAACTCTGTGATAATTAAAAGATGTCCCGTCACAAGTCATCTTTAAGAAATGACACTGATTCTACAGCAGATAGAGGTGCAGTGTCACCATTATTTCCTCCACTCAGATTACCTTGAAATTAATTAAGGTTATCTGTGTTGATGTTGATTGATGCAGATCTAATTAAGTTTATGTTGAAATTTCTGGCTGTTAACACAATTATCCTAACTAATGTTGTAACAGATGAGGTGTTGCtatgtctgtatttattctGATGTGTCAATGTTTTTCCAGTGGATCTACTTGGCCTGTTAAACTGGAGGTCCAACCCTGAAGATCTGGACCAGATTCTGCAGAGTATGATGGAGGTCGAGGGAGGGGAGATTGTGAAAGTGAGTTCACATTGTGACACTATTCTTCACTAAATATGCAATATTCTGCTAGATTTGATGGATATTGTATAATGTCCTTTTTAAGGGCACTTTTGTAATAGGTTTCTGTTTTATGCACAGTTTCTCCAGGACACTCTTGATGCCCTGTTCAACATCATGATGGAGACCTCAGAAAAGGACACCTATGATACCCTGGTCTTCAATGCCTTGGTTAGTTTTTGGTGAAGCCATAATGTCAGTGGGTGGTAATTTTTATCTTGTAGTGCAGAAGTGTCCATGACAGGATGGCATTACGCTATACATAGCAGTGGTTTACAACCTGGGGGAACCCCACGGGGGTCACAAAATGAATCTAAGGGGTCACAGGGGTAGGAAACTGAATTCTgctaaacaaaaatgtgtttattttttagacCTTTCTCTGAATTTTGCTCCATTCttttgaaatgctgaaaatgatcAATACTTGGTCGTGACACATTATTGATGAACCATTGCAATCAGCACTAAGCTCAGGAACAAATGCACTGAATTTTACTGTGACTGCTTCGCAATAAATGTCACCCTGTATGTGAAGCACCGGCAGTAGGATGTTCTGTTTTGCATTAGTAGTAACTTAATAAAGTACAGCTCTGATAGTGTGTAAACAGAATGAGCAGTAAATAATTAGGCTATCATTTGGATAAAATTATAAACAGTAATGCTGGATTACATGCATGCATGGTTTCTTGTGAATCCCTTGTGCATGTGAAGGTAATTTGACCATGACCATGAATAGtatcaaaaatgcatttcatgaaAATGTTTAGGATTATAACTTAGTAAAAAATGTCTGGGACCactaatgtacagtactgtatatgtataatgtTTCAACTTAGACAAAGCTCTGattttgtttcctcctcttttttatAACCAGGTATTTATAATCACACTTATTGGCGACATAAAATTCCAGCACTTCAACCCAGTCCTGGAAACCTACATTAACAAGCACTTCAGTGCCACTTTGGCTTACATGTGAGTCTCCATTCTGTATTAGCCACCTTTGATGGCATTTTTTAGTGCTTCTTTTGCTATTCTTCTCCACCCACACCAAAATTACCAGCAGACATTGATGCCTGactcattcactttttttagGAAGCTAACTGGTGTGCTTAACTACTACGTGGGCCATGCCGAGGAGCCCATCCTGACTGAGAGGCTCTACGTAGCACTAAAAGCTCTAAAGTACCTGTTTAGGTTTATTGTGCAGTCCCGGGTCCTGTATCTCAGGTATCAGAGGCGCTGCCACACAAGAATCCACTTTGCACTCTGATATTTTAAGAATGACTTCTTGTGATTCAATTCCTGGCCTTGATTCTCAGATTCTATGGGAACAGTGAAGATGGGGACGCTTTCTTCAACTCCATTCGCAcccttttcttgtctttcaaCACACTCATGGACAGACCGCTTGACGAGGGAGTGAAGATAAAGGTAAACGGAAGAATTACTGCATAGTTGATGTTTCCAggggctgttttttgttttatttgtttgacttttgtATTATATGTTTTCACAATTTCGCCAACTTATCATTTTTATCCTTAGAATAAAACTAAATTGCAGCCAGTAAGActatgaaaatgttgttttaattttcagtctCAGCATTTTTCGGTGTTGCATGTAAATAACTGCAGGAGTCcagctgtgaaaatgtgttACACTGTTTTATGGACAAGTTATTGAGAAGTTTTGCAAATTAACTGCAAAGTAAGTGTGGGCTCCCTGTTGGCAGTCTCAGTAAggtgaggaaaatatctggtaaaaagcttgttttactaaagaataaaaaacatccCCGTGCCTCAGCCTGATGAGACCTGATTCTTTGCTTTTTCAGGGGGCAATATTGAAATACCTCCCCAGCATCATTAATGACATCCAGACTGTTTTTGATCCCGTGGAGCTCAGGTAACTCTCCAGAGGGTTTGCACAGCGGGAAATGATAATTGCCTGTCTCGGTGAAAATTATCATATTTACTTCAGAGTAAAGGAGGCGTTattctcatttctttctgctGTAAAATTAACCCGTCATGTGTTCAGTTCATTAGTCCTCCGTGACAATAATTACTCGATGTGAAATGTGAATAGCATTAAAATTGTCACAGCTGCTCTTTTGggtcttttctttcattctcttttcagTGTACTCCTAACAAAGTTCATTGAGAGCATTCCAGACTCTCAGCTTGTGCGTCAGAAGCTGGGCTGCATGTGTAAAATGGTGGAGAGTGACCTTTTCAGGCAGCCAGGTAGGAGTCCTTGAGGCTCAAAAACCACATAATGACATTTCACACAAGGTGGAGGCAAAAAACTCTGCTCTTCATTACACCTACATATAAGTTTGTCAGGTCAGCGCcattaacagaaaatgtgattttagatCCATCAATATGTTTTTTCACTGCTCTGTTGCCACAGATTGTCGAGATGTGCTTCTGCCACTTGTTACTGACCAGCTGAGTGGGCAGCTGGACGACCACTCTAGTAAACCTGACCATGAGGCCTGCGTCCAACTGCTCAGCACAGTGTTGGACAACCTGGACCGCAAGGATGTGGTGAGGAGTCCAAATTTATCTTCAGCAACACAGAGATTATGAGTTTAAAGGGTCATTACacccaaattacagaaaaaaacatcgAGTCAGAATGAGATTGTGGCTATAAGCAGCCAAAATGAGTTTTCTGTGCATGGTGGTAGGACACATCATTAAAGATACTGTAGGGTAGACCCGGAGCATCACATATCCCATCCAGCCTGGGAGCATCTTTGGGTCTCcgtggaggagctggaggatgcAGCTAAGGAAAGGAACATCTGAGCTATCCTGCTTAGCCTGTTGCTACCTTGACTTAGACCCAGCTAAGTGGTATAAAATGGATGGAATATCTGTTCATTCAgatagtttttctttaatttgcccagtttttgagatatctccctctgagatttctgccagCACCGCAATACAGGGTCAAGGAGGtcaatggaattttttttgtgatcttTGTAACATTGACCAATATCATTAACAAAAATTCGGCAGCAACGTAATTTTTTCTAGAGAGGATCTTaaagttgctttggataatccacagacctcactggAAACAGTGAGGTCTGGCTGCAATTATTGCTTCCGTCATCAGCTAACCTGCTGATTCATTTACTCCATTAACTGTTCTTTAAAACATCAGAATAATAGAGacaaatgtccatcacagtttcctataacccaagttgacatcttcaaattcaatttcagatttttctgatCAACAGTCCCAAACCCGACGATATTTAGTTAACTATAATTTATGACATGGAAAAGTATAAAATCCTCACAAAATAGAGGAGGGTAGCATGATATGGatgatatttttgcttgaaaactgactaaaacgattaatcagttatcaattaattttctgtcaattgactaattgtttcagctctagttatttttcttccttctacGAAAGAAACAGTTCCAAAGAAAACTTTTGACAGAGTGGATTATCCATAGTCACTGCAACAGTCTTTGTAGGaagacctgctgctgctgcttaattttttaaatatattttttcaatatgGTGAGCCCCACAAAAGAAATTCCATTCAGCTCCATAGTCTTGTAGTGGAAAGAGAAATCTAAATGTCAAGTATCTCAAAACCTTGACAAATGAAGCCAGCACTAAAATAAGTGATAAAAATAgggtttttgtaatttgggtgaatcAGCCCTTTAATACTGACGGCACTGTGTAGCATGTCTGTGTCACAGTGATTCAGCTGGCAATTGTACCTGAGGCTGTTCTGTCTTTGCAGGGTCCAACCAGAGGGCATGTTCAGCTGATAATGGAGCGGCTTCTTCGCAGGGTTAATCGCACTGTCATCAGCATGGACAGAGCTTCCCCTCTCATTGTAAGACACAGTGTGCTGTTACAGCTGAAATATGTCCTTGACGACTACATCGTCAGCATTCATTTTAAGATTAGTAATACTGACATCAACAACAGCTAAATATAGTGATATTCCTATATAACAATAACACAGATGCAACAAGGAACATGTGCTGGGAATGCAGGGTTTTTAGGgatattttactgtgaaatcaCATAATGGACTTCTCTGTGGCAGGGCCACTATCTTGCCTGCATGACAGCCATTCTGAAGCAAATGGATGACATGCATTACGCCCACTACATCAGCACCTTCAAGACAAGACAGGATATCATTGTAAGTGTCCCCGTTCCTCCCCTGTTGGCTACATCTTGTCCTGAAACATCTCATCAATAACAGGCATTAAACCACCCAGGCCACTTACTGATCCTTAAGAGAATATTGATTATAGACATTTCATGCAATGGATCAGAATGACATGATGAGGATGTCAGTGGACCTCCATTAAGCTGTGGGAGCATTATGTGTGCCTGACATGCAGTAGCACTGCTGTGCATATGCTTAGTTTGGTTTTAGCATGGGTCTTTCAGATATtacttaatttatttctttaaagcaACAGCGTGCAGTAAAGCTTCTGCCCTGCCCTTAGGACTTCCTCATGGAGACTTTCATCATGTTTAAAGACCTCATGGGAAACGTCTTCCCCGCTGACTGGATGATCATGAACCTGGTGCAGATGCAGGTCTTCCTGAGGGCCATCAACCAGTACTCAGATGTCCTCAACATGTACTTCCTGGACCAGGCACATTTCGAACTACAGGTGTGTGTCTTGCCCTTCCCCACCTCAGTAGaggttacattttttattaaacacaaaatcaaaagcTAGTGTTATGAGAAGGTAATTATGGCATTAATATTTGAAAACCCTGCTCCCCTCACAGCTGTGGAATAACTACTTTCATTTGACCGTGGCGTTCCTCACCCACAAGACATTGCAGCTGGAATCCTTCTCTCAAGAGAAACGAAATAAGATACTGAATAAGTAAGATCAttcaaaattaatcaaaaagatTATTTAAATAGAGAGAACTTAATTTGAGAGTTGATTTAAATTTGCCACAGATATGGAGATATGAGGAAGACTATTGGATTTAAGATCCGAGATATGTGGTACAATCTTGGTGAGTATTTGGCACCATCTGATAATTTTACTATTATCATAGAGTTTGTGGAATTGTTTAATTAATAGCTGCCAGTAATGCAAGGGGAATAacaagacaatatttttttattgtccagtgtcactgtgtgttgttgttttgtttactaCATTATTAGATTTGGCCTCTGTTTGTTGAAAGATGAAGATGCAGCTTATTGCCTTCTCAAATCATACCATGATATTTCTGTGTGATAATGTTTTGTTGTCCCTCAGGCCCTCACAAAATGAAGTTCATCCCTGCCATGGTCGGGCCCATTCTGGAGGCCACACTGGTGCCTCAGCCCAAACTGAGGAAAGCTACCATCCCCATTTTCTTTGATATGATGCAGTGTGAGCACAACTTCAGCCCTGGACGAACATTTGAAACGGTAAAAAGTTACCTCAGAATTTCAGCACtttggtgttttctgtttgaatttGACTGGAGCGGCTCCTGGCTAAATATGACATTTGTGATGTGTatgatgttatgttttttaattccCCTCTTATCTttgcagtttgaaaatgaactgataaCAAAATTGGATCAAGAGGTAGAAGGAGGCCGAGGGGATGAGCAGTACAAAGTCCTGCTTGAGAAAACGTAAGGCTGAGGAGcagatcaaagaaaaaatatttcttttattctaaGAGTTGTTAAAGTAGTACAACACACCGATCAAAAATCCTTCAATATGtaagatgagatgagatgagatgagataaaATAATCCTTTATTAATCCCACAGCAGGGAAATTTGCAGTGTTACGGCAGCAAAAGGGATAACGCAATAGCAAGAGCGTccgaaaattaaaaaaataagtgaacaaAAGTAATCAAGTTAGtaagtgaaataaatacaaaagtaaattaaacacaaaataagtaacataaaataataatcagagGTTAAAGTGGGGTTttggcacacagagagggccggtaaaGAGACAGATAGGGCTGGTAAAAACTTGATTGGATTTTTTGACGGTCCACTGGCCCACATTATTATGTAGGaaactgccaatcagatttatttacttgctAATCATAGTGCCGGATTGCCGTTCTGGATTGTTCtggcccactttaacccctgataataataaataggGAATTCACATAGGATTGCTTCTGAAATACAACAAAGACTTCCCCAAGGAGCCAGAAGGGCAAGGCGGTCTGTTAGAAATGTAAGCAACCTGTAATCAATCGAAAAGTCTTTAGGACAGAATAGGACTGAAAGCAGATTTAAATGTGCTTGTCAGGAGGAAAGGCAGGCTTTGGCTAACAGATAAACTAGAAATAGTCCTCTACAGCTAAAGAGTAGTCTGTGAGGAcatttgtttgtatgtgcagGTTACTGGAGCACTGCAGACGCCACAGATACCTTTCACAGTCAGGAGAGGAGCTGGCTCTGCTGCTGAGTAGCCTGTTGGAGAATCTCCTGGCATACCGCACCATCACGCATGATGAAAGTCCAGAGCACCGCATGAGCTGCACCGTCAATGTGCTGGTATGCTCTGTGCCCTGTTTACCAAAGGGTTAACACTAGTTGTACATAAAGCAATTAATTGTGCGAATTActtgagagaaaatgttttcatatatatgcaatttttgttttcccctgcAGAATTtctacaaagaaaagaagagggaggacaTTTACATCCGGTAAGTGAGCTAGAGACACAGGGTATGTGGTTTTTGGACCAAATTGCTAACTGTATCTAACTGATGTACTCTTGTAACCAGGTACTTGTACAAGCTGCGGGATCTGCACCTGGACTGTGAGAACTACACAGAGGCAGCATACACTCTGCTACTACATGCTGAACTACTGGAGGTCtcttacacatcaaagtcttttttttttttttttcatcttacagaagattagatttttttatatttgagcTGTTTGACCTTAGCTGATATCACCATGCTTCCAAATGTTCACCTGAGCGTTGATTTCTTAATGTATAAATTTGTTTCGTCAGTGGTCTGACAAACCCTGCGCACCTCATCTGATACCTCGAAATGGGGAGTATGTGTGGTCCCAACAGGAGCTGAAAGAGAGGCTCTTCCAGGAGATCATATGTTACTTGGACAAGGGCAAGGTGGGTATTCACCACTCTGCCGGTGAGCTGATGTCAAAGTTcagattataattttttatacaTAATGTGGAAATTACCTAAAAAATGTCCGAAACCTGCCCTCTGAGCTACCATTGTGACACTCTAGAGGAAGTTACAAAAGCTCACTCACTAACTACAGGTTTCTTtgttgtgtaagtgtgtatatatctTAACTGGCTTCTACAAACCAACGTGTTCCCTCAAAGCCGTGAGGTGTGGGTTTCAGACTAGACCACCATGGGAGCCAGATGGCAAAATCTAACTTGTGCAcctgtgttttttatgttcatgttttatgcccccccccctcttctcAGATGTGGGAGAAGGCCATTGAGCTGGGCAAGCAGCTGGCCAAGATGCATGAGAGCCACATGTTTGACTTCATGGAGCTCAGCCAGCTGCTGGTAAGAGGATGTCTGCTTTTTTATTCAGCCCTAATACAAAATACTGTCACCtctaaaacatgaaaatacccCTGAAATAAAGTGATATGAAAATGCATGCAGAGGATTTTTATTGTTAGTGCCTCATTGATACTGTTGAAATTAGTCGGATAAGTAATAGTGGACAAGCATTGTGTGCCAGCTTGTGGCTTCAGTTGGTTGAAAGAACAACTCAAGGAAGGAAGTGTTTGTTGGCCTGTTTACCCAACTCTTTTTCTACCCAGATAGTGTCTGGTGGTGCTGTGGAGTTTGAATGTATTATGAAGAATCTATTTATAAAGTCCCTCTGTGTTAGTCATTTGGTATGATTGTGCTCCAATAATCTTTTCtcaaaattacacaaaagaaaaagagaggaacaatgtttttctctttctttttgatgtTGTTGGAATTACTTTATAATGAAAATTTCTTTGTGTAACCATTAAAAAACTAATTCCAacaaactgtatatatactgcAGCCTTACCATCTTCTTCATCCTCTGTCACAGCAAAAACAAGCCCAGTTCTATGAAAATATAATGCATGCGATGCGGCCACAGCCAGAGTACTTTGCTGTAGGATATTATGGCCTTGGATTCCCTTCTTTCCTCAGGGTAAGAAAATTATTACCTATTTCAATAGAGACTAGTGCCCATGCTTATGAGCTGGCTTTTTGTAACATTTCTTGGGGCAAGAGAATGTCAGAACGAATACAGTCCTGTCAAGGCGTTGCACAAGTACATCTCTCATATATTACGGAAAATAAGCTTGATCATAATTCTAGCTTTTTACTGAGTTTCATTTATCATGTTACATACTTCTGCTGCAGAACAAGATGTTCATCTACCGAGGCAAAGAGTATGAGTGGCTTGAAGACTTCAGCTTAAAGCTTCTCTCTCAGTTCCCAAATGCAGTTCGGATGACCAGCACGGCCCCCCCTGGAGATGACATCAGCAACTCCCCTGGACAGTGTATCCTTAAATAATAGCTATTTACTTATCAAGattttagccatgttagcagcaGGATGGCCGTGAGGTTGACACAATGAAATTCGGTGCCCACATTCAAGATGAATTGTAAGAACTTTTATGATCCCTTAGCTTTTCATCTAGCAACCTCATCAGATCAGTTTTTCAGTGTGTCCAGCACTTGGGTTTATGACCACAACACCTGAAAAGCTAGTGTcactcccatcagcctcagctgtattttttgttcattGCTAAAtaggaaatgttagcatgctaatggtgaacatggtaaacagtaCACCTagttaacattagcatgttagcattgccacTGGGAGAATGccgacattagcatttagctcaaaatgACTGTGCCTTAGTACAGCCTCATGAAGCTGCCGCCTTGCCTGTAGACTGTTAGCCTCGTGTGAAAAcgaccaatttaaaaaaatcggATTCAGTACAACTTGTCTTACCTGCTCCTCCACACGATACCTGGTCTTATTCTTAGCTGAACTTCACAGACATCCAGTGCTTTACTGTCAAGCCTGTTCTCACTGTGCCGCACCAGTTTAAAGACAAAGGGGTTCCAGAGCAGATATTAAAGTGCGTAACAGAGCACTTAAAggcttatttattttcttgtgaatACCCTGGGATTTATATTTCTCTGGTCAAACGAAACACTGCTGTCCTTCCCTGTTCTCTTGCAGCTATTACAGAACCAATGAAGTGGACCAATTCCAGTATTCTAGGCCCTTCAGGAAAGGTGAAAAGGACCCAGAGAATGAATTTGCGGtgagacctttttaaatttacttttaagCGCTAAGCTTATATGTGTAAGCACACAcccattaattaaaaaaaaaaaaaaaattataaataaccCTGTGTTTGTATATACCTCACTCTGAAGattaataaagacattaaaatgtcagcCTATATTATTTTATGGATATTTACTCTGCCCTACAGACCATGTGGATTGAGAGAACAACTTATATTACCGCCTATCGCTTCCCAGGGATTCTGAAATGGTTTGAAGTCAAATCTGTCTCAGTGGTAAGAAGCAGCCTCGATGCTCAAACTGTGTTGATCTTGTTTCCGTTTTCATAGTTTCTTTCCTCTAATTCACATTATTCATCATGTAATTCTCCTGGTGGGCAGGAGGATATCAGTCCTTTGGAGAACGCCATAGAAACAATGGAGATGGCCAACGAAAAGCTGAGTAACCTCGTGCAGCAGCAAGCCTGTGATCGCTCTCTGTCCATCAACCCACTGTCCATGATGCTCAGCGGCATTGTTGACCCAGCTGTCATGGGTGGCTTCTCCAACTATGAGAAGGTTTGACTTATTTCTTTACTATGATAATTTCTCTGTCTATTTGTGCATTCTGCTGAAAAATGGTCAGCACTAATTACAAGCATCATAGCCATCAATTACAGTCATTGTCCCACTGCTTGCAgactgcactgtttttttttttttttttttttttttttttctgctgtttgcttAATCAGGTTCAGGTTGTGTGCCCAGTTGGTTTGAAAGTAATTGATTTGGAAACGAATGTACTGCTATCAAACATTGCCAAACTACACTAATAACAGATAAATCATACAGCTGCAAACATTAATATGAATTTGTAAATCcttttttcattaacatgacTTCTAGCTGGCCTCAGGCCTGTTGTGAGCTACAAAGTTTTATCCATTAGGGAACCACTGTGGCCTCTTCGTCATGCTGTGAAAACCTGTTCGTTGTTGCTTGCAGCCATATTTtaagtgagtgtgtttgaaaagCTGCCCAGTTTTCATCCTGTTTTTATCCTCTGTAGGCATTCTTTACAGACACCTACATCCAAGAGCACCCGGAGGACCACGAGCGCATCGAGGTCCTTAAACACCTGATCGCTCTGCAGGTATATCCTTCCATCATCATTGACATTGACACTGGCTTCAAAGCAGAAGACCTTTTGTAACACTTAAGTGCCCGTCTTCCCCTCCAGATCCCTCTCTTGGCAGATGGGATTCGTATCCATGGAGAGAAGACAACAGAGCAGCTGAAGCCCTTACACAACCGTCTGGTTACTTGCTTCCAAGACCTTCGGGAAAAAGTGGAGAAGCATTATGGCGTCATAACCTTGGTGCGTTGCCAACTGCAAACTCAATTTAATGCAAGAGGGTGCCAACTTAAACTATTGGCCCTCTTGCCTTCCTATCAAATGCTTCTGATTCAAAGCAGAGTGTACATTATATTAGTGCAGGACCATAAATCTTCCTTTAGCCAGCCTTGTGCGACCCGTGTTTTGCCTGTCACTGTGCTCCTCCCCTGCCAAGATTCCCCCGATGATGCTTAATCCCATTTGTGTGTCCCAGCCCTGCTCTCTcactgagaagaagaagagtcgCGTGGGCTCAGTGGTGATGCCCTACATCCTGTCCTCCACCCTGCGCCGTATGTCCACTGTCTCAACCCTCTCCAATGCCTCCTCAGGCCTCTCCAGCGGCTCCACATCCTCAGACGGACCCTCCTGCATTGCCTCCCAAGAGTCAGTCCATGCATCCTCTCCCTGCTTCCTTTGTCTACCTTTCCCCCTGTCTGGTTTCGAGTTTGTGTTCCTACTTGCTTCAAACACTGATTTTGTCTTAGCTCAAATCAAAAGCATGTTCGTCTTTCTGACTGTACATCTCTCTGCATCTCTATCCCCACCTCTGATTATTCACAAGCAGTTCCTTGTTGTCCCGTCCCAGCGATCGCAGGGCCTCTGTTCTGTCCCGTTCAGAGGAGGACAACAGGATCTCTAGAAAGAACAGGAAGGAGTGGAGTGTGAGCAAATCCCAGGTCTTACTGGAGAGGCAGTCAGACGCAGATGAGGTACAACCTTATGTTCAGGagctatttatatatatatgttcacCAATTTCCATTCCTATATAAAACATGATGTGCTTTCACTCAGGTGATTACATAAGCTGTTTGCAAGTCTTGGAGACCATTTCATCCTAATATTAAGTTTCTGTTATTCAGTTGTGAATTGGGAATAGCTCGATTATGCTGGACTGTTTTACATGGATGCCTATatctttgttttccacttttattCCAGACGCCTccagagaagcagcagaggcccAAGAGTTTACAATTAGGAGACCGACGCCTTACCCTCTCCCTGTTCCAGGGTGTTTCATCCCAGCTCAGCCTGTCTAACCCTCTCAGCCCGCTACCTGCCTctccacacacaccccacacaccACG
Above is a genomic segment from Xiphias gladius isolate SHS-SW01 ecotype Sanya breed wild chromosome 19, ASM1685928v1, whole genome shotgun sequence containing:
- the dock5 gene encoding dedicator of cytokinesis protein 5 isoform X1; the protein is MTRWIPTKKEKYGVAIYNYDPSGEQELCLQVGDTVHILEKLEGWYRGYTLRKKSQKGIFPACYIHLKEATVEGIGQQEIIIPADLPLVQELGATLREWAQIWHKLFVANKTTLFRNVQQMAYSLIEYRSQIVSGTLPKDDLVELKKKVTAKIDYGNRILGLDLVVRDEAGNTLDPDWTSTVSLFRAHETASRSVDDRIQEEKTRLQNLEMRRQTLFSTVHTYSLLMNLKNFVCNIGEDAELLMSLYDPDQSEFISENFLVRWDSMGMPKEIEKLNNLPALFTDLSSSDLMRQRLFLVCQIIRVGSMELKEGKKHTGGLRRPFGVAVMDITDTAHGKTDDEDKQHFIPFQQIAMETYIRQRQLIMSPLMPSRVIGENEPLTAVFNKVIATREVNHKGQGLFVTLKLLPGDLAQVRKDYPHFVDRSTAIVRKMGFPEIILPGNVRNDFYITLLQGEFDRGKKKTPKNVEVILSVHDDEGNPMEKAIFPGAGYDGITEYKSVIYYQVKQPCWNETVKVTIPIEDVCRCHLRVMFRHRSSQDSRDKSEKPFGMAFVRLMRGDGTTLKDGRHELIVYKVDVKKAEDAKVYLTLPATWDEVEEKEKQTGKQFHHSGVIPVTKDSFQIATLTCSTKLTQNVDLLGLLNWRSNPEDLDQILQSMMEVEGGEIVKFLQDTLDALFNIMMETSEKDTYDTLVFNALVFIITLIGDIKFQHFNPVLETYINKHFSATLAYMKLTGVLNYYVGHAEEPILTERLYVALKALKYLFRFIVQSRVLYLRFYGNSEDGDAFFNSIRTLFLSFNTLMDRPLDEGVKIKGAILKYLPSIINDIQTVFDPVELSVLLTKFIESIPDSQLVRQKLGCMCKMVESDLFRQPDCRDVLLPLVTDQLSGQLDDHSSKPDHEACVQLLSTVLDNLDRKDVGPTRGHVQLIMERLLRRVNRTVISMDRASPLIGHYLACMTAILKQMDDMHYAHYISTFKTRQDIIDFLMETFIMFKDLMGNVFPADWMIMNLVQMQVFLRAINQYSDVLNMYFLDQAHFELQLWNNYFHLTVAFLTHKTLQLESFSQEKRNKILNKYGDMRKTIGFKIRDMWYNLGPHKMKFIPAMVGPILEATLVPQPKLRKATIPIFFDMMQCEHNFSPGRTFETFENELITKLDQEVEGGRGDEQYKVLLEKTLLEHCRRHRYLSQSGEELALLLSSLLENLLAYRTITHDESPEHRMSCTVNVLNFYKEKKREDIYIRYLYKLRDLHLDCENYTEAAYTLLLHAELLEWSDKPCAPHLIPRNGEYVWSQQELKERLFQEIICYLDKGKMWEKAIELGKQLAKMHESHMFDFMELSQLLQKQAQFYENIMHAMRPQPEYFAVGYYGLGFPSFLRNKMFIYRGKEYEWLEDFSLKLLSQFPNAVRMTSTAPPGDDISNSPGQYIQCFTVKPVLTVPHQFKDKGVPEQILNYYRTNEVDQFQYSRPFRKGEKDPENEFATMWIERTTYITAYRFPGILKWFEVKSVSVEDISPLENAIETMEMANEKLSNLVQQQACDRSLSINPLSMMLSGIVDPAVMGGFSNYEKAFFTDTYIQEHPEDHERIEVLKHLIALQIPLLADGIRIHGEKTTEQLKPLHNRLVTCFQDLREKVEKHYGVITLPCSLTEKKKSRVGSVVMPYILSSTLRRMSTVSTLSNASSGLSSGSTSSDGPSCIASQDSSLLSRPSDRRASVLSRSEEDNRISRKNRKEWSVSKSQVLLERQSDADETPPEKQQRPKSLQLGDRRLTLSLFQGVSSQLSLSNPLSPLPASPHTPHTPRSSSYSSLLSDNDANTNDIPGTPPPMPPKKHPHETDNPRFSSEFTPPLPMKIESKPPPPPPKTRKSMFPSYEHTPQ